Proteins encoded in a region of the Papio anubis isolate 15944 chromosome 14, Panubis1.0, whole genome shotgun sequence genome:
- the LOC116270313 gene encoding uncharacterized protein LOC116270313, whose translation MESFLLDDVSSVIRNKGIERIISPMIVQLCHLLISMERKEVENEVFASLEMMAEELAKACEDFVQVAKRLAGDSEEEWLKEEMEAAAQSLTLFGRNITLVTQRLHLQPECQHHREELVTAAQQILVNTTKVLLLEDAAMARKMVRAAGWCLTCLDALEAAGDAASLRGPFADLAAALLRLGELAAHRPEERLGRAGRLLRGYVPPLIAAVRGHLRHPRDPQLAASRRRVCALARKALGELLVQLDPGTAAPAAGSWNGALARRLRQLHQLLVAPEPEPLHVGVLDPPLAAVVWHCMRLAACSAPPERLHLVARCGRLLQLRSAGARRLAGISGPPGRGQGRPEPGQERAALRAATEALFQGFRTGLLRQILDTFTDTQSPLLRLVQAAVATPYHDEALPKSLQLFLATFHDRAKQMLRVARLALVCCPRQEIGRDMEAAMAGVWGLVVRVQQLFSGSPQGSGRDWNPVTLQALLRAWARESEHLLACFDDVLSIPEFLSVSIQEMTKHLDFFTWALESGNSREFSRCVAYLQGRATHIAQVMSRCVGRERDPIFRNGLRVLIQQLEQSSSVLRAAAERCSHEYGSPDTDAFLTMAKHLIYSAQSLKEGLDGTNHPDILSPLRDQVHRSDIAKRQLYFILPSLQSSAAPELKYQRAPGLGENDPGTSYPPTDHSPHPLIPDTCPKRRDSPHPAISKLFLAVESPDHQAVASACTNLLEHDAAVGAAQEALTGEGPLGPERMMGLQGISTLAPPIIDLAKEIAHCTTARTDRLLEVALQLNGRTRETRQGLAAMAGDWYPLCQQLFCHNPTADLPESTAVFLELQRNVASLVQLAAKSGPMDLDKNSLDSTRHPEVLLQMQGRLKEAETHAKQLLDKVLAFDGLQAPKSWEESVEDGCLLWSVAVQDLLQYVEHLSGRKGLFLLPLRLAMKNQQGLQEGLDQAADVSQRLQEAARLSSLLCGDEQEKGEVSFLRREVHVLTDALLDVAQILASSPRPSPSLSTRFELLRLELTLQAKALTGHLSIINADYECAFQDVIFPRPSVCKDPQIRPESSLQRMVSGIQAVQEIVVEGQEYGPCQEDLLMTLESILTLTKEVAQRIPVLREYPEEWGMHILGWLRWEWAAKAHYAVTQLQAWKGGHTKAWRHLVQCLKPGEEPARAPEQDSIQPQFCEEDAAGATAMGSVDSQSAAPGTPLGSSVGTCIAEPAVPGTATVDPSMVGFSAFFLHPHLSSLSSNQGPWQIPEKAVLVSMCVIHTRQAAHADFRSPNLGRRLPGLCLPLPFPCSEISEKLCSHLGLQYFFSRKWEL comes from the coding sequence GTACTGCTCCTTGAAGACGCGGCGATGGCGAGGAAGATGGTGCGGGCGGCTGGTTGGTGCCTGACCTGCCTGGACGCGCTGGAAGCGGCGGGAGACGCGGCCTCGCTGCGCGGCCCCTTCGCAGACCTGGCCGCGGCACTGCTGCGCCTGGGGGAACTGGCAGCGCACAGGCCAGAGGAGCGCCTGGGCCGCGCGGGCCGCCTGCTTCGGGGCTACGTCCCCCCACTGATCGCGGCCGTCCGCGGCCACCTGCGGCATCCGCGCGATCCGCAGCTGGCGGCCTCCCGGCGCCGGGTTTGCGCTCTGGCCAGGAAGGCCCTCGGCGAGCTCCTGGTGCAGCTAGACCCTGGCACCGCAGCCCCGGCGGCCGGCTCGTGGAACGGCGCGCTCGCCCGACGCCTGAGGCAGTTGCACCAGCTGCTGGTGGCGCCGGAACCCGAGCCCCTGCACGTCGGCGTGCTGGACCCGCCGCTGGCCGCCGTGGTCTGGCACTGCATGCGCCTGGCCGCCTGCTCTGCGCCGCCCGAGAGGCTGCACCTGGTGGCCCGCTGCGGCCGGCTGCTGCAGTTGCGAAGCGCTGGCGCCCGGCGCCTCGCGGGGATCAGCGGACCTCCggggagaggccagggaaggcCGGAGCCAGGACAAGAGCGCGCGGCGCTGCGGGCCGCGACCGAGGCCCTCTTTCAGGGGTTCCGCACTGGGCTACTCCGCCAGATCCTGGACACCTTCACGGACACGCAAAGTCCTCTCCTAAGGCTGGTCCAGGCGGCGGTGGCGACTCCTTATCATGACGAGGCCTTGCCAAAGAGCCTCCAGCTTTTTCTTGCTACTTTCCATGACAGGGCCAAGCAGATGCTCAGAGTGGCTCGCTTGGCATTGGTTTGCTGCCCTCGACAAGAAATTGGCAGAGACATGGAGGCCGCCATGGCAGGCGTTTGGGGGCTCGTGGTGAGAGTGCAACAGCTTTTCTCAGGAAGCCCCCAAGGGTCTGGCCGGGACTGGAACCCTGTCACCCTGCAGGCCCTGCTTCGGGCTTGGGCCAGGGAATCCGAACACCTGTTGGCATGTTTTGATGATGTTCTCAGTATTCCTGAGTTCCTGAGTGTGTCCATTCAGGAAATGACCAAGCACTTGGACTTCTTTACATGGGCTTTGGAGAGTGGAAATTCCAGAGAGTTTTCCCGATGTGTGGCATATCTACAGGGCAGGGCCACACACATAGCACAGGTAATGAGCAGGTGTGTGGGCCGGGAACGAGATCCCATTTTCCGGAATGGCCTGAGAGTCTTGATCCAGCAGCTGGAGCAATCTTCATCGGTCTTGCGTGCAGCTGCTGAGCGCTGTTCACATGAATATGGCTCTCCAGACACTGATGCATTTTTAACCATGGCAAAACATCTGATCTATTCAGCTCAGAGCCTCAAAGAGGGGCTGGATGGGACTAACCACCCAGATATCCTCAGCCCCCTTCGGGACCAAGTCCACAGGTCTGACATTGCTAAGAGACAGCTTTATTTCattctccccagcctccagagctctGCAGCACCTGAACTGAAATATCAGAGAGCTCCTGGGTTAGGGGAAAATGACCCAGGCACCTCCTATCCACCAACGGACCATTCTCCCCACCCTTTGATTCCTGACACCTGTCCAAAGAGGAGGGACTCTCCACACCCTGCCATCAGCAAACTCTTCCTTGCTGTAGAGAGCCCTGACCACCAGGCAGTGGCCTCAGCTTGCACCAACCTGCTGGAGCATGatgcagctgtgggtgcagcccAAGAGGCCCTGACTGGAGAGGGGCCACTGGGGCCAGAGAGGATGATGGGACTCCAGGGTATCTCAACACTGGCACCTCCTATTATTGACCTAGCAAAAGAGATAGCACATTGCACAACCGCTAGAACTGATAGGCTTCTGGAAGTGGCTCTCCAGCTGAACGGCAGGACCAGGGAAACCAGGCAGGGTTTGGCAGCCATGGCTGGTGACTGGTACCCTCTGTGTCAACAACTGTTTTGCCACAACCCAACAGCTGATCTGCCAGAGAGTACAGCAGTGTTCCTGGAGCTTCAGCGGAATGTAGCCTCACTGGTTCAACTAGCAGCTAAAAGTGGTCCCATGGATTTGGATAAAAACAGCCTTGATTCAACTCGCCATCCAGAAGTGCTTTTACAAATGCAAGGCAGATTGAAGGAGGCAGAGACTCATGCTAAACAGTTGTTGGACAAGGTTTTGGCCTTTGATGGTCTCCAAGCCCCCAAGTCGTGGGAAGAAAGTGTTGAGGATGGGTGCCTTCTATGGTCAGTGGCTGTCCAAGACCTGCTGCAGTACGTGGAGCATCTCAGTGGGAGAAAAGGCCTGTTCCTACTGCCCCTGCGGCTGGCAATGAAGAACCAGCAGGGATTGCAGGAAGGGTTGGATCAGGCAGCAGATGTTTCTCAGAGGCTACAAGAGGCTGCCAGGCTGTCCAGCCTACTGTGTGGGGATGAGCAGGAAAAGGGTGAGGTGTCCTTTCTGCGCAGGGAAGTTCATGTACTCACAGATGCTCTGCTGGATGTGGCACAGATCTTGGCCTCCTCCCCCAGACCATCTCCCAGCCTGTCCACACGCTTTGAACTTCTCCGTTTGGAGCTCACCCTTCAAGCCAAGGCCTTGACTGGCCACCTCAGCATCATCAACGCAGACTACGAATGTGCCTTCCAAGATGTTATCTTCCCAAGGCCTTCTGTCTGCAAGGACCCCCAGATTAGACCAGAAAGCTCCCTGCAAAGAATGGTGTCTGGTATCCAAGCTGTACAAGAAATTGTGGTAGAAGGTCAAGAGTACGGGCCCTGCCAGGAAGACCTCCTTATGACTCTGGAGAGCATTCTCACCCTCACCAAGGAGGTGGCCCAGAGGATCCCTGTGCTCCGAGAATACCCAGAGGAGTGGGGGATGCACATCCTAGGCTGGCTTCGATGGGAGTGGGCAGCCAAGGCCCACTATGCTGTGACCCAGCTGCAGGCCTGGAAAGGTGGTCACACCAAGGCCTGGAGACATCTGGTCCAGTGCTTGAAACCTGGAGAGGAGCCAGCAAGGGCCCCAGAACAGGATTCTATCCAACCCCAGTTCTGCGAGGAGGATGCAGCAGGAGCCACTGCAATGGGCAGTGTGGATTCTCAGAGTGCTGCCCCTGGAACTCCCCTAGGGAGCTCAGTGGGGACCTGTATTGCTGAGCCAGCTGTCCCTGGGACAGCCACAGTGGACCCGAGCATGGTAGGATTCTCAGCATTTTTCCTTCACCCCCACCTCAGTTCTCTTTCTAGTAACCAAGGACCCTGGCAAATTCCAGAAAAAGCTGTCTTGGTGTCCATGTGTGTAATTCACACTAGGCAGGCAGCACACGCAGACTTTAGGAGCCCGAACTTGGGAAGGAGACTGCCTGGGCTGTGCCTGCCTCTACCGTTTCCTTGTTCTGAGATCTCAGAGAAGCTTTGTAGTCATCTGGggcttcagtattttttttctagaaaatgggAACTTTGA